In a single window of the bacterium genome:
- a CDS encoding RsmE family RNA methyltransferase: MIHPHNLLYAPPSCITSTSILFSGTYCHYITDVLRLQPGDSIQVTDGRGKVFAACISSTTRSKVLASITAQSVIGPPASVRVDIAFAPIKGSRNDLIIEKGTELGVRRFMLFPTRFSVVKNPGAAKVKHLERIAVSAMIQSQRFYLPSVELIKKTKSLVQEFSQYDLALLGDPSGSREIPGGKRSLLWIVGPEGGLAPEEINLFQDHGAVPVSLGSARLRSETAALSGLVKILVAYQSL, encoded by the coding sequence ATGATCCACCCCCACAATCTTCTTTACGCTCCGCCATCATGCATCACCAGCACTTCGATACTTTTCAGCGGCACGTACTGCCACTACATCACCGATGTGCTGCGGCTGCAGCCCGGCGACAGCATCCAGGTCACCGACGGCCGCGGTAAAGTCTTTGCCGCGTGCATTTCCTCAACGACGAGATCAAAGGTCCTGGCGAGCATAACCGCGCAGTCGGTCATTGGACCACCAGCATCGGTCCGCGTCGACATTGCCTTCGCGCCGATCAAAGGCAGCCGCAACGACCTTATCATCGAAAAAGGCACCGAGCTTGGGGTACGGAGATTTATGCTTTTCCCCACCCGGTTCTCCGTCGTTAAAAACCCGGGGGCTGCAAAAGTCAAACATCTGGAGCGGATCGCGGTCTCGGCCATGATCCAATCCCAACGGTTTTACCTGCCATCCGTGGAATTAATAAAAAAAACAAAATCCCTGGTACAGGAATTTTCGCAGTATGACCTCGCGCTCCTCGGCGACCCCTCCGGATCCCGGGAGATCCCCGGCGGCAAAAGGTCGCTTTTATGGATCGTCGGGCCCGAAGGCGGGCTGGCGCCTGAGGAAATAAACCTGTTCCAGGATCACGGCGCCGTACCTGTTTCCCTGGGGTCTGCCCGATTGCGCAGCGAGACCGCGGCACTGAGCGGCCTGGTTAAGATCCTGGTCGCATACCAGAGCCTATAA